One region of Populus trichocarpa isolate Nisqually-1 chromosome 4, P.trichocarpa_v4.1, whole genome shotgun sequence genomic DNA includes:
- the LOC18097799 gene encoding cyclin-dependent kinase inhibitor 7 isoform X1: MGESARNSTRVAETEIPESSITSFSKKMNFDFEEFNSPSLNLKLQPHRCADMSPQKVVPPGNSSNPSGVLTGFSSCGDSPVLSCCSSNAPVQVVKDSLRFLDLEAKSPETESSTCNDRKFSRETTPSSEFHGSSTDHMDTPAAIEKKESLRPRDSPAVKMPSQAEIDAFFTGAEREEQRRFAEKYNYDVVMDLPMEGRYQWICLKP, encoded by the exons atgggaGAGAGCGCGAGAAATAGTACGCGGGTAGCAGAAACTGAGATTCCGGAATCCTCGATCACAAGTTTctcaaagaaaatgaattttgatttcGAAGAGTTTAACTCACCTTCGTTGAATTTGAAGCTCCAACCTCATCGTTGCGCCGATATGTCGCCGCAGAAAGTGGTTCCACCGGGAAATTCTTCGAATCCCAGTGGCGTTCTAACCGGATTTTCCAGCTGCGGCGACTCTCCAGTACTTTCCTGCTGCTCCAGCAATGCACCGGTCCAGGTTGTGAAGGATAGCTTGAGGTTTCTAGATCTAGAG GCGAAGAGTCCCGAAACGGAAAGCTCAACGTGCAATGACAGGAAATTCAG CAGAGAAACCACTCCTTCAAGCGAGTTTCACGGCAGCAGTACCGATCACATGGACACACCGGCAGCTATAGAGAAGAAGGAAAGTCTTCGCCCGAGAGATTCACCGGCGGTGAAAATGCCGAGTCAGGCGGAGATCGACGCGTTTTTCACGGGGGCAGAGAGAGAGGAGCAGAGAAGATTTGCGGAGAA GTACAACTATGATGTTGTGATGGATTTGCCAATGGAGGGTCGCTACCAGTGGATTTGCTTGAAGCCATAG
- the LOC18097799 gene encoding cyclin-dependent kinase inhibitor 7 isoform X2, translating into MGESARNSTRVAETEIPESSITSFSKKMNFDFEEFNSPSLNLKLQPHRCADMSPQKVVPPGNSSNPSGVLTGFSSCGDSPVLSCCSSNAPVQVVKDSLRFLDLEAKSPETESSTCNDRKFRETTPSSEFHGSSTDHMDTPAAIEKKESLRPRDSPAVKMPSQAEIDAFFTGAEREEQRRFAEKYNYDVVMDLPMEGRYQWICLKP; encoded by the exons atgggaGAGAGCGCGAGAAATAGTACGCGGGTAGCAGAAACTGAGATTCCGGAATCCTCGATCACAAGTTTctcaaagaaaatgaattttgatttcGAAGAGTTTAACTCACCTTCGTTGAATTTGAAGCTCCAACCTCATCGTTGCGCCGATATGTCGCCGCAGAAAGTGGTTCCACCGGGAAATTCTTCGAATCCCAGTGGCGTTCTAACCGGATTTTCCAGCTGCGGCGACTCTCCAGTACTTTCCTGCTGCTCCAGCAATGCACCGGTCCAGGTTGTGAAGGATAGCTTGAGGTTTCTAGATCTAGAG GCGAAGAGTCCCGAAACGGAAAGCTCAACGTGCAATGACAGGAAATTCAG AGAAACCACTCCTTCAAGCGAGTTTCACGGCAGCAGTACCGATCACATGGACACACCGGCAGCTATAGAGAAGAAGGAAAGTCTTCGCCCGAGAGATTCACCGGCGGTGAAAATGCCGAGTCAGGCGGAGATCGACGCGTTTTTCACGGGGGCAGAGAGAGAGGAGCAGAGAAGATTTGCGGAGAA GTACAACTATGATGTTGTGATGGATTTGCCAATGGAGGGTCGCTACCAGTGGATTTGCTTGAAGCCATAG